In Halosimplex halophilum, the genomic stretch CGCCCGCTCGCGGACGTAGCCCTCGTCGTGCATCGTCCAGTCCTCCTGGCCGATGCGGTAGGTGTCGTCGTTGGAGTGGGCGGTCATCACGATGGTCCGCGCGCGGTGCAGTTCCAGGTCCGAGGGCACGGCGGCCATCGCGGCCTGGGACACGTCGAGGACGAGCCCGTTCTTGAACGTGGTGGGGTTGATCGTCCCCGAGTCCAGCCCGTGCTGGGTGGGGAACGGCGACTCACGGAGCGCGATATCGTCGACCGGGACTTTCTCGCGGCGCTGCTCGCCGATCGGTTCGACGACGGCCTCGCCGTCGCGGTAGAGGGGGTCGAGGAACTCGGCCCACACCGTCTCGGCGGCGTCCTGGTGGTCGTCCTCGTCGACGCCCTCGCTGACGCGGCCGGCGAGGCGGGCGATCCCGTCGACGTGGACCGGGTCCAGCGTCATTCCGCGGTTGGGTCCTCGGCGAGCATCTTCTCGATGGCGTCGGCGATCTCCTCGTAGGACTGCATCTGGAGGCCGTCGGTGGTGATGAGCACGCCGCGGCGCTCGCCGGTCACCCGGAGGAGGTAGCCGTTCTCGAACGCCCGGATCGTGTAGCGGTACTCGCCCAGTTCCGAGGACTGGTAGGCGTTGCGCGTGTCGCGGAAGCCGCGCCACTCGTGGCCGACGAAGGTGTCCAGGTCGGCGTCCCGCTCCAGGTCCTCCCGCAGGTACAGCTGTTCGAAGTCCGACCGCGTGAAGAAGGTCACCGACCGGAGGCTGTCGCCGGTGGCGGTCCGGGCCGTCGTCACGATCTGGTCGGCGAGGTCGTCCGACAGCAGTTGCGCGTCCATGCCCTAGCGATGGGCGGGCCACTCACAATAAGTTTCCGCGGGACCGGGCGGTCGCTCGCGCCCGAGGTCGCTCCGCCGGCCACGGCCGGGCGAGCGCCTACACCAGCTGTTCGCCCGCTAGCGCCCGGCGGGCCAGCCGCAGCCGTTCGCGCAGTTCGTCGGCCGTCATGCTCGGCTCGTCGCTGGCCGCGAGCTGTTCGGGCGTCCAGAACCGCGCCCGACCGGCGTCGTCACCGGCCTCGATCGTGCCGCTGGTCGAGGCGGCGTCGACGGCGAACTCCATCCCGACGCAGTGGCGCTGGTCGAAGACGACGTACGTGCTGAGGTCGTACAGCCACAGGTCCTCGGGGTCGACCGTCAGGTTCGTCTCCTCTTTCAGTTCGACCGCGGCGTGTTCGTCCGGGTCGGCCCCGACCTCGACTTTCCCACCCGGCAGTATCCACCGGCCGTCCGGCCGGGTCACCAGCAACATCGCGTCGCCGTCCCGCGGCTCCGCCGCACTGCCCTGGCGACTCCCTCCCCCGCTGTCAAGCACCGCGATCCGCGCGCTGGGCGTCGGGTTGTAGAAGACGTACTCGCCGCAGTCGGTACACCGCTGGCTCGTCGGTTCGTCGACCCCGACCAGCTGCCCCCCGCAGCGGGGACAGTAGTCGGGCGGCTCGTTGACCATGTTCTCCGAGCACACGCAACAAACATAGCTGTTTTTACAGTAAACGACCGTGACGGACCGGGGCACCTCCGGGACGAGTCACGCGGACCGACACCGACTTGGGTCGGCCGGGCGGACCGGGAGGTATGAAAGCCGCGCTCGTCATCCTGGACGGCTGGGCGCTGAACCCCGACGAGGGAGTCCGCGACGCCGTCGCCGCCGCCGAGACGCCGAACTTCGACCGCTTCTGGAGCGCGGGCGGCCACGGCACGCTCGTCACCTCGGGCCGCCGCGTCGGCCTGCCGGAGGGCCAGATGGGCAACTCCGAGGTCGGCCACCTCAACATCGGCGCCGGCCGCGTCGTCAAGCAGGAATCGGCCCGCGTCACCGACGCCATCGCCCGCTGGCGCGGCGAGGACCGCCCCGACCCGGAGGGCGACGGCGCCATCGACGACAACGAGGCCATCCTCTCGGCGTTCGACTACGCCCGCGACCACGACGGCCGCGTCCACTTCATGGGCCTCGTCTCGGACGGCGGCGTCCACTCCTATCAGTCCCATCTCCACGCGCTGATCGAACTGGCCGCCGAGAAGGACGTCGAGGCGGTCACCCACGCGTTCACCGACGGCCGCGACACCTCCCCCACGGGCGGCGAGGAGTACCTCGCCGACCTGCAGGCCCACGCCGACGAGCAGGGGACCGGCCACGTCGCCACCGTCTCGGGCCGCTACTACGCGATGGACCGCGACGAGAACTGGGACCGCACGGAGCTGGCCTACGACGCCATCGTCGAGCGCCACGCCGGCCACGAGGCCGAGTCGGCGGTCGACGCCGTACAGGAGTCCTACGACCGCGGCGACACCGACGAGTTCGTCGAGCCGACGCTAGTCAAGGGTCAACCCGCACTGGAAGACGGGGATTCGGTCGTCTTCTTCAACTTCCGCTCGGACCGCGCGCGCCAGCTCACCCGGATGCTCGCCGACATCCGCTCGGACGCCTGGGGCGGCCACACGGACCCGCCCGAGACCCGCGTCGTGACGATGACCCAGTACGACGAGACGTTCGATCTGCCGACCGCGTTCCCGCCGATCCGCCCCGCGGACACGCTCGGCGAGGTCGTCTCGGAGACGGGGCACACCCAGCTCAGACTCGCCGAGACCGAGAAGTACGCCCACGTCACCTACTTCCTCAACGGCGGCCGCGAGGTGGAGTTCGACGGCGAGATCCGGGAGATCGTCCCCAGCCCCGACGTGCCGACCTACGACCAAAAGCCGGAGATGAGCGCCGCCGAGGTGACCGACACCGCGATCGCCGAGATCGACGAGCGCGACCCCGACCTGCTGGTGCTCAACTACGCGAACCCGGACATGGTGGGCCACACTGGCGACTTCGACGCCGCCGTCGAAGCGGTCGAGGCGGTCGACGAGCAGCTCGGGCGGCTGGTCGAGGCGATCCAGGGAGCCGGCGGACACGTGCTGGTCACCGCCGACCACGGCAACGCCGACGACATGGGCACCGAGGAAGAGCCCTACACTGCCCACACGACGAACCCGGTCCCCCTGATCTACCTCGCGCCCGACGGGACCGACGGCGGCCGCCGGGTG encodes the following:
- a CDS encoding DUF7522 family protein, translating into MDAQLLSDDLADQIVTTARTATGDSLRSVTFFTRSDFEQLYLREDLERDADLDTFVGHEWRGFRDTRNAYQSSELGEYRYTIRAFENGYLLRVTGERRGVLITTDGLQMQSYEEIADAIEKMLAEDPTAE
- a CDS encoding NUDIX domain-containing protein, which gives rise to MVNEPPDYCPRCGGQLVGVDEPTSQRCTDCGEYVFYNPTPSARIAVLDSGGGSRQGSAAEPRDGDAMLLVTRPDGRWILPGGKVEVGADPDEHAAVELKEETNLTVDPEDLWLYDLSTYVVFDQRHCVGMEFAVDAASTSGTIEAGDDAGRARFWTPEQLAASDEPSMTADELRERLRLARRALAGEQLV
- the gpmI gene encoding 2,3-bisphosphoglycerate-independent phosphoglycerate mutase, whose translation is MKAALVILDGWALNPDEGVRDAVAAAETPNFDRFWSAGGHGTLVTSGRRVGLPEGQMGNSEVGHLNIGAGRVVKQESARVTDAIARWRGEDRPDPEGDGAIDDNEAILSAFDYARDHDGRVHFMGLVSDGGVHSYQSHLHALIELAAEKDVEAVTHAFTDGRDTSPTGGEEYLADLQAHADEQGTGHVATVSGRYYAMDRDENWDRTELAYDAIVERHAGHEAESAVDAVQESYDRGDTDEFVEPTLVKGQPALEDGDSVVFFNFRSDRARQLTRMLADIRSDAWGGHTDPPETRVVTMTQYDETFDLPTAFPPIRPADTLGEVVSETGHTQLRLAETEKYAHVTYFLNGGREVEFDGEIREIVPSPDVPTYDQKPEMSAAEVTDTAIAEIDERDPDLLVLNYANPDMVGHTGDFDAAVEAVEAVDEQLGRLVEAIQGAGGHVLVTADHGNADDMGTEEEPYTAHTTNPVPLIYLAPDGTDGGRRVREGGALEDLAPTLLELMGVEKPAAMTGESLLE